The Rhizobiaceae bacterium genome contains the following window.
CGCAGCAAATGAGGCCAAGGCGCAGTATGTCGAGGCGATCACGTCAAAATCCATCGAAGAGATTCAGGCCGACGATGCGTTGCGCACCTTTGCGACCGCCGCAGGTGCAGCTGCGTTCAAGGTGAATTGCGTCCAATGCCATGGGTCGGGTGCGGAAGGCTCCAAGGGGTTTCCGAACCTGAACGACGACGATTGGCTGTGGGGCGGCAAGATCACCGACATCCAGCAGACCATCGCCCATGGCATCCGGTTCGACGCCGATCCTGATACCCGCGTCTCCGAGATGCCCGCCTTCCGGGATATTTTGCAGCCTGAGCAGATTGCGACTGTTTCAGCCTTTGCCGCATCGCTGATGGGATTCCCGGCGGATCAGTCGAAGCTGGAGGAAGGCAAGACGCTGTTCTCTGAAAACTGCGCCTCCTGTCATGGCGATGACGGCAAGGGCCTGCTGGATGTTGGAGCGCCGAATCTAACGGACGCCATATCCCTGCTGGTGCATTCGGAAGCGGACATCGAAAGCCAGGTCCGTTCGCCGCGGCATGGCGTGATGCCGGCATGGCAGGGGCGGCTCGGCGAAACGACCGTCAAGGAACTTGCGACCTATGTCTATTCGCTCGGCGGTGGACAATAGGCAGCATTTGACGGGATGTGAAACTGCCCGGTGGGCTCGGCATGATGCCGGGTCCACAATTTGCTTTCTGGCGTTTGACGCAAGTCAACGCATTCGGGACGGTTCCGTGAGAAGGCGGATCGTTCAGTTCGGCGAAGTGCCGGACAGGAGAGTGTGATATGCTCGATACAGGTGAAGTAGAGCGGCTCGAAGTCAGCGCGGTCAACTCCGCACAGGTCCGCCAGCCTCTATATACCAAGAGAGTCAAGATATTCCCCAAGCGCGCAGAAGGGCGTTTCCGCAGCTTCAAATGGATCGTCATGGCGATCACGCTCGGCATCTACTACCTCGTGCCGTGGCTGCGCTGGGATCGTGGGCCATACGCTCCCGATCAGGCCGTGTTGGTCGATCTCGCAAACCGGCGCTTTTATTTCTTCTTCATCGAAATCTGGCCGCAGGAATTCTACTTCGTGGCCGGCCTCCTCGTTATGGCGGGCTTCGGCCTTTTCCTGGTTACCTCCAGCGTGGGGCGGGCGTGGTGCGGCTATACCTGTCCGCAAACCGTCTGGGTCGACCTGTTTATTGCGGTCGAACGTTTTGTCGAAGGCGACCGCAACGCGCGCATCAAGCTCGATCAGGGCGCATGGTCGGCGGACAAGGTCGTGAAGCGGGTGGCGAAGCACGCCATCTGGCTGGCGATTGCGGTGGCTACCGGCGGCGCATGGATATTCTACTTCGCTGATGCGCCTTCGCTGTTGGTCGATCTGATCAAGGGGCAGGCGGCGCCTGTCGCCTATATCACCGTCGCGGTGCTGACTGCCACGACATACGTGTTCGGTGGCCTGATGCGCGAGCAGGTGTGCACCTATATGTGCCCTTGGCCGCGCATTCAGGCGGCGATGCTCGACGAGTATTCGCTGACCGTGACCTACAATGACTGGCGTGGCGAGCCTCGCTCGCGGCATGCCAAGAAGGCGGCAGCGGCGGGGCAGGCCGTTGGCGATTGCGTGGACTGCAATGCGTGTGTGGCCGTCTGCCCGATGGGCATAGACATTCGCGACGGCCAGCAACTCGAATGCATCACCTGCGCCCTTTGCATCGACGCCTGCGACAGCGTGATGGACAAGATCGGGAAGGAGCGCGGCCTTATCTCCTATGCGACATTGGCCGACTACAACCGCAATATGGACCTCGCGACAGCCGGCGGAACACAGGCAATCTCACCTCCGCTGGTGCGCGGCGAGGACAAGAAGATCAAGCCTGGCTATGTCCATTTCCGGTTGCGCGAACTTTTCAGGCCGCGCACGCTGGTCTACTTTGCGGCATGGTCTGCTGTAGGTCTTTTCATCCTGTACGGCCTGCTGACCCGAGACCGGCTTGAAGTGAACGTGCTCCATGACCGCAATCCTCAATATGTCCGGCTTTCGGACGGCTCGATTCGCAACGGCTTTACCGTTAAGCTGCTGAACATGATCCCGGAGCCGCGCACAATCATCGTGACCCTGCAAGGGTTGAAGGGTGCCGAGATGAGCGTGGTTGGCATGGACCAGCCAGAGGACCGTTCGTTCGCGGTGCAAGTCGAACCTGACAAGCTCAAGACCTTGAAAGTCTATGTGCGCCAGCCGGTCGATCAGATTGCCGGCCCGGCCCAGCCGTTCAAATTCGTCGTGGAGGACAAGGC
Protein-coding sequences here:
- the ccoP gene encoding cytochrome-c oxidase, cbb3-type subunit III — translated: MSQKHIDELSGVATTGHEWDGIKELNNPLPRWWVWTFYATIVWAIGYTIAYPAWPLINSATSGLLGYSSRVEIQKELAAANEAKAQYVEAITSKSIEEIQADDALRTFATAAGAAAFKVNCVQCHGSGAEGSKGFPNLNDDDWLWGGKITDIQQTIAHGIRFDADPDTRVSEMPAFRDILQPEQIATVSAFAASLMGFPADQSKLEEGKTLFSENCASCHGDDGKGLLDVGAPNLTDAISLLVHSEADIESQVRSPRHGVMPAWQGRLGETTVKELATYVYSLGGGQ
- the ccoG gene encoding cytochrome c oxidase accessory protein CcoG, coding for MLDTGEVERLEVSAVNSAQVRQPLYTKRVKIFPKRAEGRFRSFKWIVMAITLGIYYLVPWLRWDRGPYAPDQAVLVDLANRRFYFFFIEIWPQEFYFVAGLLVMAGFGLFLVTSSVGRAWCGYTCPQTVWVDLFIAVERFVEGDRNARIKLDQGAWSADKVVKRVAKHAIWLAIAVATGGAWIFYFADAPSLLVDLIKGQAAPVAYITVAVLTATTYVFGGLMREQVCTYMCPWPRIQAAMLDEYSLTVTYNDWRGEPRSRHAKKAAAAGQAVGDCVDCNACVAVCPMGIDIRDGQQLECITCALCIDACDSVMDKIGKERGLISYATLADYNRNMDLATAGGTQAISPPLVRGEDKKIKPGYVHFRLRELFRPRTLVYFAAWSAVGLFILYGLLTRDRLEVNVLHDRNPQYVRLSDGSIRNGFTVKLLNMIPEPRTIIVTLQGLKGAEMSVVGMDQPEDRSFAVQVEPDKLKTLKVYVRQPVDQIAGPAQPFKFVVEDKASFETDSYTATFEAPGVAK